From a single Planococcus shenhongbingii genomic region:
- a CDS encoding beta-propeller domain-containing protein codes for MKKRSIWLIVAAAVAAIALSLVFIVDKVSVSASSIALAEQGWQANFSSALHPDAVKDGDLYITNENGEPVEVEMALNNNGKTVEIPQIPVGEYKLHIKKSALKGNLLKSLDVKEIAFSVQEEITALTSEEELKAYFAQLLALQKNSQQPGLFNNEGGAVEESAESGDASRDSSSGGEHSTTNNQVEGVDEADMVKTDGSFIYSISESQVIISDVRKPDAMTVASDIKFQEEMYPQQLFLSGDTLIVIGSRYSAIPFEDTVREFQPHIGLTSVFLYDISNPAEPQLIREFGTEGSLNSARLANNILYYVTNVYPDFWTLEEQSGVELRPHTYDSNDNNDLKPMPYENISILPGTMEGSYSIISAIDLAEPAQNTVSTKGFLGGSEQLYMTEESMYLTAAKYMPVDEENVEDDVRMSIWLPQLANTEIFKFTLDGTDVQFLSSSEVTGTLLNQFSMDEHNGYFRIVTTEGIAWDEAAPSKNHLFILDSGMKQVGSVEDLAKGERIYSARFIGDKAYMVTFKETDPLFVIDVSAPTAPKVLGELKIPGFSNYLHPLDENHLIGFGYDTKLEPVKDGEPRIVTGGMKISLFDVSDFSNPLEKDTEILGGPGTYSPLQYDHKALYIHPETDLFGFPVTLYGESDGAEVNFEAAGAMIYTITPEGITETANLMTASEMPYEDWETSVQRIVSIGDTLYTVANSEVKSYSADTFDLLQTLNF; via the coding sequence ATGAAGAAAAGGAGTATTTGGCTAATAGTTGCAGCAGCTGTTGCAGCAATTGCTTTATCACTTGTTTTTATCGTCGATAAAGTATCGGTAAGTGCATCTTCCATAGCCTTAGCGGAACAAGGATGGCAGGCGAACTTTTCTTCTGCGCTTCATCCCGATGCCGTCAAAGACGGGGATCTGTATATCACAAATGAAAATGGTGAACCGGTTGAAGTGGAAATGGCTTTGAATAACAATGGCAAGACCGTTGAAATTCCGCAAATCCCAGTGGGAGAGTACAAGCTTCATATCAAAAAGTCTGCATTAAAGGGGAATTTATTGAAATCGCTGGACGTAAAAGAAATCGCTTTTAGCGTCCAGGAAGAAATTACTGCCTTGACCAGTGAAGAAGAATTGAAAGCTTACTTTGCTCAATTGCTGGCTTTGCAAAAGAATAGCCAACAGCCGGGATTATTCAATAATGAAGGCGGAGCTGTAGAGGAATCTGCTGAAAGCGGCGATGCCAGCCGAGATTCTAGTAGCGGCGGTGAACATTCGACGACAAACAACCAAGTTGAAGGCGTGGATGAAGCCGATATGGTGAAAACGGATGGTTCTTTTATCTACTCAATCAGCGAATCACAGGTCATCATTTCAGACGTCCGCAAACCGGATGCAATGACCGTCGCAAGTGATATAAAATTTCAAGAGGAAATGTATCCGCAGCAGCTGTTTTTGTCTGGAGATACCTTGATAGTAATAGGCAGCCGGTATTCTGCCATACCGTTTGAAGACACGGTCAGAGAATTCCAGCCCCATATTGGTTTAACCTCTGTTTTCCTTTATGACATCAGCAATCCAGCAGAGCCGCAGCTGATCCGGGAATTTGGGACAGAAGGAAGTTTGAACAGCGCACGTCTTGCCAATAACATCTTATACTACGTCACAAATGTTTATCCTGATTTTTGGACATTGGAAGAACAAAGTGGCGTTGAATTGCGTCCGCATACCTATGATTCTAATGACAACAATGATCTTAAGCCCATGCCTTATGAGAACATTTCCATCCTTCCAGGAACCATGGAAGGCAGCTACAGCATTATATCGGCAATCGATTTGGCTGAACCGGCACAGAATACTGTCTCAACAAAAGGTTTTTTAGGAGGCAGTGAACAATTGTATATGACAGAAGAAAGCATGTATTTGACTGCAGCGAAATACATGCCGGTGGATGAAGAGAATGTAGAAGATGATGTGCGCATGTCGATTTGGCTTCCGCAATTGGCTAACACGGAAATCTTTAAATTCACATTAGACGGAACAGATGTGCAGTTCCTGTCTTCAAGCGAAGTAACAGGAACTTTGCTCAATCAATTCTCGATGGATGAGCACAATGGATATTTCCGGATTGTTACGACGGAAGGAATTGCCTGGGATGAGGCAGCACCTTCCAAAAACCATTTATTCATCTTGGATAGCGGCATGAAACAAGTGGGATCTGTGGAGGATTTGGCTAAAGGAGAGCGAATTTACTCAGCCCGATTCATCGGAGACAAAGCTTATATGGTGACGTTCAAAGAAACGGATCCGTTGTTTGTCATCGACGTTTCGGCTCCAACAGCCCCGAAAGTATTAGGCGAACTGAAAATTCCAGGATTCTCGAATTATCTGCATCCACTGGATGAAAATCATTTAATCGGCTTTGGTTATGACACCAAATTGGAACCGGTAAAAGATGGAGAGCCTCGAATCGTAACAGGAGGAATGAAGATTTCGCTATTTGATGTCAGTGATTTTTCAAATCCACTGGAAAAAGATACGGAAATCCTTGGTGGCCCAGGGACTTATTCGCCGCTGCAATATGACCACAAAGCCTTGTATATTCATCCCGAAACCGATTTGTTCGGCTTCCCGGTTACTTTATACGGCGAGTCAGATGGTGCAGAAGTGAACTTTGAAGCAGCCGGAGCCATGATTTATACGATTACTCCGGAAGGCATCACCGAAACGGCGAATCTGATGACAGCATCTGAAATGCCGTATGAGGACTGGGAAACCAGCGTACAGCGCATCGTTTCCATTGGAGACACTTTATATACGGTAGCGAACAGTGAAGTGAAAAGTTATAGTGCTGATACGTTCGACTTGCTGCAAACTTTAAATTTCTAA
- a CDS encoding MerR family transcriptional regulator produces the protein MYKVQEVAKIAGVSVRTLHHYDSVGLLKPSNIGSNRYRYYNDEDLKLLQHILFFKELGFSLKKIQEIVAEGFDSKFALVQHIELLGKKKRRIEKLIENAERTRLEIEDGEELSDEDRFAAFSIKKSDDDIKKYKAAVSEEPKSSAEQADLSEHSLAPDLKPAEDTASVEEMVPAEETNPAEESEAAPQLDLIEETVVHEEPKQEKEKENLEEINREGNRIYKAVASLMNHSPASPNVQVEMKAYYNLLDRFYDCTPKMFRSLADLYASDSRFANNIDQHGKGLSTYLKEAMYIYAAAHQNA, from the coding sequence ATGTACAAAGTACAAGAAGTAGCGAAAATCGCAGGAGTCAGTGTCCGCACACTCCACCATTACGACAGTGTCGGATTGTTAAAGCCGTCAAATATTGGTTCCAATCGGTATCGTTATTACAACGATGAAGATTTAAAATTGCTCCAGCATATTTTATTTTTTAAAGAGCTTGGTTTTTCATTGAAGAAAATTCAAGAGATTGTGGCTGAAGGTTTTGATTCGAAATTTGCTTTGGTCCAGCATATTGAATTATTGGGCAAGAAAAAAAGGCGTATTGAAAAGCTGATTGAAAATGCTGAACGAACTCGCCTTGAAATTGAAGACGGTGAAGAGTTGTCCGATGAAGACCGCTTTGCAGCTTTTTCTATTAAAAAATCAGACGATGATATCAAAAAGTATAAAGCAGCAGTTTCTGAAGAACCAAAATCTTCTGCTGAACAAGCAGATCTGTCAGAACATTCTTTAGCTCCTGACTTAAAACCAGCTGAGGATACAGCATCGGTTGAAGAGATGGTGCCTGCTGAAGAAACTAATCCTGCAGAAGAATCCGAGGCCGCTCCTCAGCTTGACCTTATTGAAGAAACAGTGGTACACGAAGAACCCAAGCAGGAAAAAGAGAAAGAGAATTTGGAAGAAATCAACCGTGAAGGCAATCGCATCTATAAGGCGGTAGCATCTCTGATGAATCATTCACCCGCTTCCCCGAATGTTCAAGTTGAAATGAAGGCTTATTATAATCTGTTGGACCGTTTTTATGATTGTACGCCGAAAATGTTCCGCAGCCTTGCAGATTTGTATGCATCGGACAGCCGGTTTGCGAATAATATTGACCAGCACGGAAAAGGACTGTCGACTTATTTGAAAGAAGCCATGTACATATACGCGGCAGCCCATCAGAATGCGTGA
- a CDS encoding acyl-CoA dehydrogenase family protein produces the protein MNFEFSEEQELLRKTVRQFVDNEILPHIADWDTKGGFDPIIWKRLAELGLMGVCIPEKYGGSGMDYNSLAIVCEELERGDTAFRTAVSVHTGLNSMTLLQWGTEQQKQRFLVQQAKGEKIGAFALTEPGAGSDVAALSSTAVRDGDEYILNGQKTWISLCDIADHFIVFAYTDKAEKHNGISAFVVERSREGFSSKAIKGKYGIRSGNTGELFFDDVRIPAENRLGEEGEGFKIAMASLDNGRFTVAAGACGLIMACLEESVKYCQSRSTFGKPIGEHQLVQQMIANMEAGFQMSRLLVYRAGEMKNKGIRNTRETSLAKWQSCDFANKAADDAVQIHGAYGYSDEYPVARFLRNSKALVIYEGTREIHTIMQAEYVLGKRQDRKLNRMLPKWPFED, from the coding sequence ATGAACTTTGAATTCTCGGAAGAACAGGAGCTTCTTCGAAAAACAGTCAGGCAATTCGTGGATAATGAAATTCTTCCACATATTGCTGATTGGGACACAAAAGGAGGATTTGATCCGATTATCTGGAAAAGGCTGGCCGAGCTTGGGTTGATGGGAGTTTGCATTCCGGAAAAATATGGAGGCAGTGGGATGGACTACAATTCGCTGGCAATCGTCTGTGAAGAACTGGAGCGAGGAGATACGGCATTCCGTACGGCCGTATCTGTCCATACCGGTTTAAACTCTATGACGTTGTTGCAATGGGGAACGGAGCAGCAAAAACAGCGGTTTTTAGTGCAGCAAGCTAAAGGGGAAAAAATTGGCGCGTTTGCTTTAACGGAGCCGGGGGCAGGATCGGATGTTGCAGCCCTTTCAAGTACAGCGGTCCGTGATGGCGATGAGTACATTTTGAATGGCCAAAAAACCTGGATTTCTTTGTGTGACATTGCCGATCACTTTATCGTTTTCGCGTATACCGACAAAGCAGAAAAACACAACGGCATCAGCGCCTTCGTTGTTGAACGGTCGCGTGAAGGTTTCTCTTCCAAAGCAATCAAAGGAAAATATGGAATCCGGTCAGGCAATACAGGGGAACTGTTTTTTGATGATGTCCGGATTCCAGCCGAAAACCGTCTGGGTGAAGAAGGGGAAGGATTTAAAATCGCCATGGCTTCGCTTGATAATGGAAGATTTACAGTAGCGGCAGGAGCTTGCGGTTTGATCATGGCTTGCTTAGAAGAAAGCGTGAAATATTGCCAGTCGCGTTCGACTTTCGGGAAGCCGATAGGTGAGCATCAGCTGGTCCAGCAAATGATTGCGAATATGGAAGCTGGGTTTCAAATGAGCCGCCTGTTAGTATACCGGGCCGGTGAAATGAAAAACAAAGGAATTCGCAACACGAGAGAAACTTCACTTGCGAAATGGCAGTCATGTGATTTCGCCAATAAAGCAGCAGATGACGCGGTCCAGATTCACGGAGCTTACGGCTATTCAGATGAATACCCGGTTGCGCGTTTTTTGCGGAATTCCAAAGCACTCGTTATTTATGAAGGGACCCGGGAAATCCACACGATCATGCAAGCGGAATACGTACTCGGAAAACGGCAAGATAGAAAACTGAACCGGATGCTGCCGAAATGGCCATTTGAAGACTAA
- a CDS encoding alanyl-tRNA editing protein codes for MTSKLYYEDSELAKVPVTVTQTGEDAKGIFAILDQTCFYPEGGGQPADTGTIGDANVLDVQTADGEIRHYTDFKLTEGTFPAELDWKRRWDHMQQHAGQHVLSAVFDDGYGMKTSSFHLGEERVSIDLDTPQVSKEQLLEAETAANEVIRQHLPISTEWVSNEQAKNLELRKTPAVTGEIRLVKIEGVDLNACGGTHPKNTADIAMIKIIGTEKAKGGTRVYFLCGNRAMDYFRHLVETTDELVQQLNAPVQELPEAAALLLKEKVGNEKALKELRTQLLEAEAEAIQPEDDTGLIQQVFHNRSVKEVQQLARLAIAKQPSAILLFLIAEEENIRFVCAKGEEAEGDMRNVLKELLLLTDGKGGGNAQFVQGGGKAEHSPEMFFRAFQLSLKNIQGIL; via the coding sequence ATGACGTCGAAACTTTATTACGAGGATTCTGAGCTGGCCAAGGTGCCTGTTACAGTCACTCAGACAGGTGAAGATGCAAAAGGGATATTTGCTATTTTGGATCAGACTTGTTTTTACCCTGAAGGCGGAGGCCAGCCGGCGGATACCGGCACAATTGGAGATGCCAACGTTCTGGATGTTCAGACAGCCGATGGAGAAATTCGCCATTATACGGACTTTAAGCTGACTGAAGGCACTTTTCCGGCTGAACTGGACTGGAAACGCAGATGGGATCATATGCAGCAGCATGCCGGCCAGCACGTTCTCAGTGCGGTTTTTGATGATGGCTATGGCATGAAGACTTCCAGCTTCCATTTGGGAGAGGAAAGGGTCTCAATTGACTTGGATACACCTCAAGTTTCCAAAGAACAGCTGCTGGAAGCGGAGACCGCGGCAAATGAGGTCATTCGGCAGCATCTGCCAATCAGCACGGAATGGGTTTCCAATGAGCAGGCAAAAAACTTGGAGCTGAGAAAAACTCCTGCTGTGACAGGGGAGATCCGGTTGGTGAAAATTGAAGGTGTGGACCTTAACGCTTGCGGAGGAACCCATCCTAAAAATACAGCGGATATCGCGATGATTAAGATCATCGGCACGGAAAAAGCGAAAGGCGGCACACGCGTATATTTCTTATGCGGAAACCGGGCAATGGATTATTTCCGGCATTTGGTTGAAACGACGGACGAATTGGTCCAGCAGCTGAATGCCCCGGTACAGGAACTTCCGGAAGCTGCAGCTTTGCTGCTGAAAGAAAAAGTGGGAAATGAGAAAGCGCTGAAAGAACTTCGAACCCAATTGCTGGAAGCGGAAGCAGAGGCCATCCAGCCGGAAGATGATACGGGACTGATCCAGCAAGTATTCCACAATCGTTCGGTAAAAGAAGTTCAGCAGCTGGCGCGTCTGGCAATCGCCAAACAGCCTTCAGCGATTTTACTGTTTTTGATTGCAGAAGAAGAAAACATCCGCTTTGTTTGCGCTAAGGGTGAAGAAGCGGAAGGGGACATGAGAAATGTATTGAAAGAACTGCTGTTGCTGACGGATGGAAAAGGCGGCGGCAATGCACAGTTTGTCCAAGGCGGCGGAAAAGCAGAACATTCTCCTGAAATGTTCTTCCGTGCTTTTCAATTGAGTTTGAAAAATATCCAAGGAATTCTGTAA
- a CDS encoding saccharopine dehydrogenase family protein: MKVAVLGAGLMGKQAAGDLIASAEVEKVYLADVNIAQVSLFKEYIGSDKLEAVYLDVNDDEELAAVISKADVVINALFYTFNEKVAKAALACGVHSIDLGGHIGGATNAVLALHEKAQEKGVTLIPDLGVAPGMINILTGYGAGKLDKVNEIKIFVGGIPVEPEPPLEYNHVFSLEGVFDHYTDPSHVIRKGELLEVASLSEIEQVEFEGFGELEAFHTSGGTSTLTDTFSGIETLEYKTLRYKGHAEKFKLLVDLGFTDREKTVTVNGQTIKLRDVLREVLTPITELGDKQDAVLLRVLVSGTKGEEDLTYEYNMITIKDAETGVTAMARATAYTISVIAQMIGNGTIDKRGAYPPELVVPGDEYINEMTKRGVQIKETVHRSAFQS, encoded by the coding sequence ATGAAAGTTGCAGTTTTAGGTGCAGGTTTAATGGGCAAACAGGCAGCAGGCGATTTAATCGCAAGTGCTGAAGTGGAGAAAGTTTATTTGGCGGATGTAAATATCGCGCAAGTAAGCTTGTTCAAAGAATATATTGGCAGCGATAAGCTGGAAGCTGTGTATTTGGACGTCAATGACGATGAAGAACTGGCGGCTGTAATTTCTAAAGCCGATGTAGTCATTAATGCTTTGTTTTATACTTTCAACGAAAAAGTGGCAAAGGCTGCACTTGCCTGCGGTGTTCACTCTATTGACCTCGGCGGGCATATTGGCGGTGCGACAAATGCAGTGCTTGCTCTGCATGAAAAAGCGCAAGAAAAAGGAGTTACGCTAATTCCGGATTTAGGCGTAGCGCCGGGAATGATCAATATTCTAACCGGATATGGCGCTGGCAAACTTGATAAGGTGAACGAAATCAAGATTTTTGTCGGCGGCATCCCGGTAGAGCCGGAACCGCCGCTTGAGTATAATCACGTATTCTCGCTCGAAGGAGTTTTTGACCATTATACCGATCCATCCCATGTAATCCGGAAAGGAGAGCTGCTTGAGGTAGCTTCTTTATCTGAAATTGAGCAGGTGGAATTTGAAGGGTTTGGTGAATTGGAAGCTTTCCATACTTCTGGCGGAACATCAACTTTAACTGATACATTCAGCGGCATAGAAACGCTTGAATATAAAACTTTGCGCTATAAAGGCCATGCTGAGAAATTCAAATTGCTTGTCGACCTTGGATTTACAGACCGGGAAAAAACAGTTACAGTCAATGGCCAAACGATCAAGCTGCGGGATGTGCTCCGGGAAGTATTGACCCCGATTACTGAACTAGGAGATAAACAAGATGCAGTGCTGCTGCGTGTATTGGTATCTGGAACAAAAGGGGAAGAAGATTTAACGTATGAATACAATATGATTACCATTAAAGACGCTGAAACCGGAGTAACAGCTATGGCTCGGGCAACTGCCTATACCATTTCTGTAATAGCTCAGATGATTGGAAATGGAACAATCGATAAACGTGGAGCTTATCCGCCGGAACTTGTTGTTCCAGGGGATGAATATATTAATGAGATGACCAAACGGGGAGTCCAAATTAAAGAAACTGTGCACCGTTCGGCATTTCAGAGTTAA
- a CDS encoding diacylglycerol/lipid kinase family protein: MPRFGRSVLLYNGAAGAATSEAVLPLAVPALARASKKLELIQTHSKEEFEEACKNSSGAADVLFVAGGDGTVHSAVQVLSSVEEPPILGIIPSGTCNDFARTLTISMALDTAAEELVSGEIKEIDSAQINEHSFLNFAGIGLIADASMNIDPDLKERYGKLSYFMSALQTMRQSESFSIFMEIDGVHYIEEGVAVLVMNGKSIGTHTFPLATIDPADGLLDIFIIQTSSLAAIREWFSLSQPDVSPEELDHITHHQGKHITIRTEQEMEVDTDGEIYLKTPVTIQIQPKRLQMLVPKTAEETAI, translated from the coding sequence ATGCCGAGATTTGGGCGTTCGGTCTTATTGTATAACGGAGCGGCAGGAGCAGCAACGTCCGAGGCGGTACTTCCTTTAGCCGTACCGGCTCTCGCCAGGGCGTCAAAAAAGCTGGAACTCATCCAAACACATTCTAAAGAGGAATTTGAAGAAGCCTGTAAAAATTCATCTGGTGCTGCAGACGTCCTTTTTGTTGCCGGAGGAGATGGAACTGTCCATTCAGCTGTCCAAGTACTTTCCAGCGTAGAAGAACCCCCTATTCTCGGCATCATTCCAAGCGGTACCTGCAATGATTTTGCGCGTACACTTACTATTTCAATGGCACTCGACACAGCTGCCGAAGAGTTGGTCAGCGGGGAGATTAAGGAAATCGATTCTGCCCAGATCAATGAACATTCGTTTTTAAACTTTGCCGGCATCGGCTTGATTGCTGACGCTTCGATGAATATTGATCCGGATTTAAAAGAGCGCTACGGTAAATTGAGTTATTTTATGAGTGCCCTTCAAACGATGCGCCAATCCGAATCTTTTTCTATCTTTATGGAAATTGATGGCGTTCATTATATCGAGGAAGGAGTGGCAGTGCTGGTGATGAATGGAAAATCGATTGGCACCCACACATTTCCACTCGCCACAATTGATCCTGCTGATGGCTTGCTTGATATTTTCATCATCCAGACATCCTCACTTGCAGCGATTCGGGAGTGGTTCTCGCTTTCCCAGCCGGATGTCTCCCCGGAAGAACTGGACCATATCACGCATCATCAAGGAAAACACATCACCATCCGGACAGAACAGGAAATGGAAGTGGATACTGACGGGGAGATTTATTTGAAAACGCCTGTAACTATTCAAATCCAGCCAAAAAGACTGCAAATGCTTGTGCCAAAAACAGCAGAAGAAACAGCTATTTAA
- a CDS encoding aldehyde dehydrogenase family protein, with protein sequence MKLTNFINGEWQDGSNAKYIPVLNPATGEELAQVQLSTKEDVDTAVEAAKAAQKTWAKVPAPKRADYLYEIGRLMKQKKEQLAQVLTKEMGKVIEEGRGEVQEGIDMAYYMAGEGRRLFGETTPSELADKFAMSVRAPIGVVGLITPWNFPVAIATWKSFPAIVAGNAFLWKPATETPMMAYEMAKIFKEAGLPDGVANIVFGSGSEVGNAMIEHKDIKVISFTGSTETGRKVAEAGGRNLKKVSLEMGGKNAVIVMEDADLDLAVEGILWSAFGTAGQRCTACSRVIAHKDIKEALQNRLLEKIQTLTIGDGMDESVKVGPVINKKALEKIHSYVGIGQQEGATLLVGGEILAEAPYDKGNYYAPTMFTDVTPDMRIAQEEIFGPVISIIEVSNFEEAIEVNNGVIYGLSSSIYTADVNRVFKAQRDLDTGIVYINAGTTGAEIHLPFGGTKGTGNGHRDSGVAALDVFTEWKSIYVDYSGKLQRAQIDNEI encoded by the coding sequence GTGAAGTTAACAAATTTTATTAATGGGGAATGGCAAGACGGTTCAAATGCGAAATATATTCCAGTGTTAAATCCCGCGACCGGGGAAGAGTTGGCTCAAGTCCAGCTGTCGACAAAAGAAGATGTGGATACGGCCGTCGAGGCAGCAAAAGCGGCGCAGAAAACATGGGCAAAAGTTCCGGCTCCAAAAAGGGCCGATTATTTGTATGAAATCGGACGGCTGATGAAACAAAAGAAAGAGCAACTCGCACAGGTGCTGACGAAAGAGATGGGGAAAGTAATCGAAGAAGGCAGAGGGGAAGTCCAAGAAGGAATTGATATGGCTTATTATATGGCGGGTGAAGGCCGGCGGCTGTTCGGTGAAACTACTCCTTCTGAACTTGCTGATAAATTTGCGATGAGCGTCCGTGCGCCCATTGGGGTAGTCGGATTAATTACGCCTTGGAATTTCCCGGTAGCAATCGCCACTTGGAAATCCTTCCCGGCAATCGTCGCCGGCAATGCATTTCTTTGGAAACCGGCCACTGAAACACCAATGATGGCTTATGAAATGGCGAAGATCTTTAAAGAGGCCGGATTGCCGGATGGTGTAGCGAATATCGTGTTTGGTTCCGGATCTGAAGTCGGGAACGCTATGATTGAGCATAAAGACATCAAAGTCATTTCATTTACCGGCTCGACTGAAACAGGCCGTAAAGTTGCGGAAGCGGGCGGACGCAATTTAAAAAAAGTTTCTCTTGAAATGGGCGGGAAAAATGCAGTGATTGTCATGGAAGACGCCGATTTAGACTTAGCGGTTGAAGGAATTTTATGGAGTGCATTCGGCACTGCTGGACAGCGCTGTACAGCTTGCAGTCGGGTGATTGCCCATAAAGACATTAAAGAAGCGCTACAAAACCGCTTGCTGGAAAAAATTCAAACCTTGACAATTGGAGACGGAATGGACGAATCCGTGAAAGTCGGACCGGTAATCAACAAAAAAGCGTTGGAGAAAATCCATTCGTATGTCGGAATCGGGCAGCAAGAAGGGGCAACCTTGCTTGTAGGAGGAGAGATTCTAGCGGAGGCTCCATACGACAAAGGGAACTATTACGCACCGACAATGTTCACTGACGTTACTCCGGATATGCGGATTGCGCAAGAAGAAATCTTCGGGCCGGTTATTTCAATTATCGAAGTCAGCAATTTTGAAGAAGCCATCGAAGTAAATAACGGCGTAATTTACGGGTTATCAAGTTCGATCTACACAGCGGATGTGAACCGTGTATTCAAAGCACAAAGAGATTTAGATACCGGTATCGTTTATATCAATGCCGGAACCACAGGAGCAGAAATCCATTTGCCATTTGGGGGAACTAAAGGAACCGGCAACGGACACAGAGATTCCGGAGTGGCTGCACTTGATGTATTTACCGAATGGAAGAGCATCTATGTGGATTACAGCGGGAAATTGCAGCGCGCTCAAATTGACAATGAGATCTGA
- a CDS encoding zinc-dependent alcohol dehydrogenase, translated as MKAVTFQGTKDMKVKNVKDPEIQKREDIIVKITSTAICGTDLHIYQGALPTTKDTVIGHEPMGIVEEVGPGVTKVKKGDRIVLPFNVSCGQCFYCSHDMESQCDNSNGNPHFDTGGYLGLTERYGDYQGGQAEYLRVPYGNFMPLVIPESSELEDESLLFLSDVLPTAWWSVENAGVRQGDTVVVLGCGPVGLMAQKFAWMQGAKRVIAIDEIPYRMNLAKKINNVEVFDFSQHDNMGAFIHEITSGGARVVIDCVGMDGKKSPAEAVQQKLFLQGGTLSAIKTAKDAVSKFGVIQLTGVYGLNYNQFPLGHLFERNITLKMGQAPVIHLMPMLYEKIENGEFDPREIISHIMPLEEASDAYKIFNDHTDDCTKVVLKP; from the coding sequence ATGAAAGCGGTAACTTTTCAAGGCACGAAAGATATGAAAGTCAAAAACGTGAAAGATCCAGAAATCCAGAAAAGAGAAGACATTATTGTCAAAATTACTTCAACGGCAATCTGTGGAACGGATTTGCATATTTATCAAGGGGCGCTGCCGACGACAAAAGACACGGTCATTGGCCATGAGCCGATGGGGATAGTTGAAGAAGTCGGCCCTGGAGTGACAAAAGTGAAAAAAGGCGACCGTATTGTATTGCCGTTTAACGTAAGTTGCGGCCAGTGTTTCTACTGCAGCCATGACATGGAGAGCCAGTGCGACAACTCAAATGGCAACCCTCATTTCGATACCGGCGGTTATTTAGGACTGACTGAGCGCTATGGCGACTATCAAGGAGGACAAGCTGAGTATTTGCGTGTCCCTTATGGAAATTTCATGCCTTTAGTGATTCCGGAATCATCAGAACTTGAAGACGAATCATTGCTGTTCTTATCGGATGTTTTGCCAACGGCTTGGTGGAGTGTGGAGAATGCAGGAGTACGGCAAGGAGATACTGTGGTTGTTTTAGGTTGCGGACCGGTTGGTCTGATGGCTCAGAAATTTGCCTGGATGCAGGGCGCTAAGCGGGTTATTGCCATTGATGAAATTCCATATCGTATGAATCTGGCTAAAAAAATCAATAATGTAGAAGTATTTGATTTCTCGCAGCATGATAATATGGGGGCGTTCATCCATGAAATCACAAGCGGAGGAGCGCGCGTCGTCATTGATTGTGTAGGGATGGACGGCAAAAAATCCCCGGCTGAAGCAGTTCAGCAAAAATTGTTCCTTCAAGGCGGTACACTTAGTGCGATTAAAACTGCCAAAGATGCAGTTAGTAAATTCGGGGTTATCCAGTTAACCGGGGTTTATGGTTTAAACTATAATCAGTTCCCGTTAGGCCATCTTTTTGAACGCAATATTACACTGAAAATGGGACAGGCACCAGTTATCCATTTGATGCCAATGCTTTACGAAAAGATTGAAAATGGTGAATTCGATCCGCGTGAAATCATTTCGCATATCATGCCGCTTGAGGAAGCAAGCGATGCCTATAAAATTTTCAATGACCATACAGATGATTGTACAAAAGTAGTCTTAAAACCGTAA